Proteins co-encoded in one Neofelis nebulosa isolate mNeoNeb1 chromosome 2, mNeoNeb1.pri, whole genome shotgun sequence genomic window:
- the GNG5 gene encoding guanine nucleotide-binding protein G(I)/G(S)/G(O) subunit gamma-5 gives MSGSSSVAAMKKVVQQLRLEAGLNRVKVSQAAADLKQFCLQNAQHDPLLTGVSSSTNPFRPQKVCSFL, from the exons ATGTCGGGTTCCTCCAGCGTCGCCGCTATGAAGAAAGTGGTTCAACAGCTCCGGCTGGAAGCCGGGCTCAACCGCGTGAAG GTTTCCCAGGCAGCTGCAGATTTGAAACAATTCTGTCTGCAGAATGCTCAACACGATCCCCTGCTGACTGGAGTATCCTCAAGTACAAATCCCTTCAGACCCCAGAAAGTCTGTTCCTTTTTGTAG
- the RPF1 gene encoding ribosome production factor 1, translating into MAKAGDKSGTKGKKGLKRKATAEEPQEAAVAEDGATESGVQPPKTAAFPPGFSISEIKNKQRRHLMFTRWKQQQRKEKLAIKKKLKKEREALGDKAPPKPVPKTIDNQRVHDETIVDPNDEEVAYDEATDEFASYFNRQTSPKILITTSDRPHGRTVRLCEQLSTVIPNSHVYYRRGLALKKIIPQCISRDFTDLIVINEDRKTPNGLILSHLPSGPTAHFKMSSVRLRKEIKRRGKDPTEHVPEIILNNFTTRLGHSVGRMFASLFPHNPQFIGRQVATFHNQRDYIFFRFHRYIFKSEKKVGIQELGPRFTLKLRSLQKGTFDSKYGEYEWVHKPREMDTSRRKFHL; encoded by the exons ATGGCGAAGGCCGGGGATAAGAGCGGCACTAAAGGAAAGAAAGGCCTGAAGCGGAAAGCAACCGCCGAAGAACCTCAAGAGGCCGCAGTCGCTGAGGATGGGGCGACGGAAAGCGGGGTCCAACCCCCGAAAACGGCTGCCTTTCCCCCAGGCTTCAGCATTTCAGAAATTAAGAACAAACAACGGCGACACTTAATGTTCACGCGGTGGAAACAGCAGCAGCGAAAG gAAAAGTTGGCaattaagaaaaaacttaaaaaagagagagaagctctTGGTGATAag gctCCACCAAAGCCTGTACCAAAGACCATTGACAACCAGCGAGTGCATGATGAAACTATAGTAGATCCTAATGATGAAGAG GTTGCTTATGATGAAGCTACAGATGAATTTGCTTCTTACTTCAACAGACAAACTTCTCCCAAGATTCTCATCACAACATCAGATAGACCTCATGGG agaACAGTACGACTCTGTGAACAGCTCTCCACAGTTATACCAAACTCACATGTTTATTACAGAAGGGGATTGgctctgaaaaaaattattccacaGTGCATTTCAAGAGATTTCACAGATCTGATCGTTATTAATGAAGATCGTAAAACACCAA ATGGATTAATTCTAAGTCACTTGCCCAGTGGCCCAACCgctcattttaaaatgagtagTGTTCGTTTACGTAAAGAAATTAAG aGAAGAGGTAAAGACCCTACAGAACACGTAccagaaataattttgaataactTCACAACACGGCTGGGTCATTCTGTGGGACGTATGTTTGCATCTCTCTTTCCCCATAATCCTCAGTTTATTGGAAGGCAAGTTGCCACATTCCACAATCAACGGGACTATATCTTCTTCagatttcacag GTACATATTCAAGAGTGAAAAGAAAGTGGGAATTCAGGAACTTGGACCACGTTTTACCTTAAAATTAAGATCTCTTCAGAAAGGAACGTTTGATTCTAAGTATGGAGAATATGAATGGGTCCATAAG CCCCGGGAAATGGATACAAGTagaagaaaattccatttataa